One segment of Streptomyces roseifaciens DNA contains the following:
- a CDS encoding SIS domain-containing protein, which translates to MFDESLLDDPDALSRADIHGLLRGAAESGARVRTAARNAAEAGVTDLRPDGRPRAVLIAGPGPAAGCTADLLTALAEGSAPVTLIRPTGVAPAPGALRWTLPGWTGPLDLLLVASPDGTEPGLAILLEQAYRRGCSVVCVSPAGSPLADATTQARGLAIPLTTSPDEARAGGEPGALPGEEAPAGERPALPPGPGLMWSLLTPLLVLADRIGLLTGGPSDVEALADRLDQVAERCGPAIATYSNPAKTLAAELADTLPLIWTEGELAGAAGRHFATVLAALAGRPALAAELPEALTAHGTLLAGAFAAGADPEDFFRDRVEEPEALHARVVLLREREPDVTSPAPAARELALQRETPVSELEPTDADSPLQTAAELLAITDFAAVYLALASTP; encoded by the coding sequence GTGTTCGACGAGTCACTCCTCGATGATCCCGACGCCCTGTCCCGCGCCGACATCCACGGCCTCCTGCGCGGCGCCGCAGAATCCGGCGCCCGGGTCCGTACGGCCGCCCGCAACGCCGCGGAAGCCGGCGTCACGGACCTCCGCCCCGACGGCCGCCCCCGCGCCGTCCTGATCGCAGGGCCGGGCCCCGCGGCCGGCTGCACCGCCGACCTGCTCACCGCCCTCGCCGAGGGCAGCGCCCCCGTCACCCTGATCCGCCCCACCGGCGTCGCCCCCGCGCCCGGCGCCCTGCGCTGGACCCTCCCCGGCTGGACCGGCCCGCTCGACCTGCTGCTCGTCGCCAGCCCGGACGGCACGGAGCCGGGCCTCGCCATCCTCCTCGAACAGGCCTACCGCCGCGGCTGCTCCGTCGTCTGCGTCAGCCCGGCCGGTTCCCCCCTCGCCGACGCCACCACACAGGCCCGCGGCCTCGCGATCCCGCTGACCACCTCGCCGGACGAGGCCCGTGCAGGCGGCGAACCGGGCGCTCTCCCCGGCGAGGAGGCCCCGGCAGGCGAGCGCCCCGCGCTGCCCCCGGGCCCCGGCCTCATGTGGTCCCTGCTCACCCCCCTGCTCGTGCTCGCCGACCGCATAGGGCTGCTCACCGGCGGCCCTTCCGACGTCGAGGCGCTCGCCGACCGCCTGGACCAGGTCGCCGAGCGCTGCGGCCCGGCCATCGCCACCTACAGCAACCCCGCCAAGACCCTGGCGGCCGAGCTGGCCGACACCCTCCCCCTCATCTGGACGGAGGGCGAGCTCGCCGGCGCGGCGGGCCGGCACTTCGCGACGGTCCTCGCCGCCCTCGCCGGGCGACCGGCCCTCGCCGCCGAGCTGCCCGAGGCCCTGACCGCCCACGGCACCCTCCTCGCGGGGGCCTTCGCCGCCGGTGCGGATCCCGAGGACTTCTTCCGCGACCGCGTCGAGGAGCCCGAGGCCCTGCACGCCCGCGTCGTCCTGCTCCGCGAACGGGAGCCCGACGTCACCTCGCCCGCCCCCGCCGCCCGCGAACTCGCCCTGCAGCGCGAGACGCCCGTCAGCGAGCTGGAGCCCACCGACGCCGACAGTCCCCTGCAGACCGCCGCTGAACTGCTGGCCATCACGGATTTCGCCGCCGTCTACCTGGCCCTCGCCTCGACCCCGTAG
- a CDS encoding Trm112 family protein, with translation MPLEAGLLEILACPACHAPLRDESASEESPELVCEGTGCGLAYPVRDDIPVLLVDEARRPA, from the coding sequence ATGCCGCTCGAAGCCGGTCTCCTGGAGATCCTCGCCTGCCCGGCGTGCCACGCGCCCCTCCGCGACGAGTCCGCCTCCGAGGAGTCCCCCGAGCTGGTGTGCGAGGGCACGGGCTGCGGCCTGGCCTACCCCGTCCGGGACGACATCCCCGTCCTGCTCGTGGACGAGGCCCGGCGCCCGGCCTGA
- a CDS encoding phosphomannomutase/phosphoglucomutase, with protein MADLSQIVKAYDVRGVVPDQWDEALAELFGAAFAQVTGAAAIVVGHDMRPSSPGLSRAFARGAAARGVDVTEIGLCSTDQLYFASGHLGLPGAMFTASHNPAQYNGIKMCRAGAAPVGQDTGLGEIRSLVEGWLENGAPEPAPTTGTLTRQDVLADYAAHLRSLVDLSGIRELKVVVDAGNGMGGHTVPTVFEGLPLELDAMYFELDGTFPNHEANPLDPKNIVDLQQRVREVGADIGLAFDGDADRCFVVDGNGDPVSPSAITALVAARELAKHPGGTVIHNLITSWSVPEVVKECGGKPARTRVGHSFIKEEMARTGAIFGGEHSAHYYFRDFWNADTGMLAAMHVLAALGGQSGPLSELVAEYDRYAGSGEINSTVADQAGRTAAVRATYENVPGVEFDELDGLTVAASDWWFNLRASNTEPLLRLNVEARDAETVSRIRDEVLAIVRA; from the coding sequence GTGGCTGATCTGTCGCAGATCGTGAAGGCATACGACGTACGCGGTGTGGTCCCGGATCAGTGGGACGAAGCACTGGCGGAGCTCTTCGGCGCCGCCTTCGCCCAAGTGACGGGCGCGGCCGCGATCGTCGTCGGGCACGACATGCGGCCCTCGTCGCCCGGCCTCTCGCGGGCCTTCGCCCGCGGCGCCGCCGCCCGCGGCGTGGACGTGACCGAGATCGGCCTGTGCTCCACCGACCAGCTGTACTTCGCGAGCGGCCACCTCGGCCTGCCGGGCGCGATGTTCACGGCCAGTCACAACCCCGCGCAGTACAACGGCATCAAGATGTGCCGGGCCGGCGCGGCCCCCGTCGGGCAGGACACCGGCCTCGGCGAGATCCGCTCCCTGGTCGAGGGCTGGCTCGAGAACGGCGCCCCCGAGCCCGCGCCGACTACCGGCACCCTCACCCGGCAGGACGTCCTCGCGGACTACGCGGCCCACCTGCGCTCCCTGGTCGACCTCAGCGGCATCCGCGAGCTGAAGGTCGTCGTCGACGCCGGCAACGGCATGGGCGGGCACACCGTGCCCACCGTCTTCGAGGGCCTGCCCCTCGAGCTCGACGCGATGTACTTCGAGCTCGACGGCACCTTCCCCAACCACGAGGCCAACCCCCTCGACCCGAAGAACATCGTCGACCTGCAGCAGCGCGTGCGCGAGGTCGGCGCAGACATCGGCCTGGCCTTCGACGGCGACGCCGACCGCTGCTTCGTCGTCGACGGCAACGGCGACCCCGTCTCCCCCTCCGCGATCACCGCCCTGGTCGCGGCGCGCGAGCTCGCCAAGCACCCCGGCGGCACCGTCATCCACAACCTGATCACCTCGTGGTCGGTGCCCGAGGTCGTCAAGGAGTGCGGCGGCAAGCCCGCGCGCACCCGCGTGGGGCACTCCTTCATCAAGGAGGAGATGGCCCGCACCGGCGCCATCTTCGGCGGCGAGCACTCCGCGCACTACTACTTCCGCGACTTCTGGAACGCCGACACGGGCATGCTCGCCGCCATGCACGTCCTCGCCGCCCTCGGCGGCCAGAGCGGCCCGCTGTCCGAGCTCGTCGCCGAGTACGACCGCTACGCCGGCTCCGGCGAGATCAACAGCACCGTCGCCGACCAGGCCGGGCGCACGGCGGCCGTCCGGGCCACGTACGAGAACGTGCCGGGCGTGGAGTTCGACGAGCTCGACGGCCTCACCGTGGCGGCCTCCGACTGGTGGTTCAACCTCCGCGCCTCCAACACGGAGCCCCTCCTCCGCCTGAACGTCGAGGCCCGCGACGCGGAGACGGTCTCCCGCATCCGGGACGAGGTCCTGGCGATCGTCCGGGCGTAG
- a CDS encoding DUF3499 domain-containing protein: MSRRGPLKSAVPSNVVSPVRRCSRTACGRPAVATLTYVYADSTAVLGPLATYAEPHCYDLCAEHSERLTAPRGWDVVRLALDSGPARPSGDDLEALANAVREAARPQERAVQPGPPPSTAGRDADPMEVARRGHLRVLRSPDN; encoded by the coding sequence GTGAGTCGTCGCGGCCCGCTCAAGAGTGCGGTACCGTCCAACGTCGTGAGCCCTGTACGTCGCTGTTCGCGCACCGCGTGCGGCCGCCCGGCCGTCGCGACGCTGACGTACGTCTATGCCGATTCGACAGCCGTCCTCGGACCGCTCGCCACCTACGCCGAACCCCACTGCTACGACCTGTGCGCCGAGCACTCCGAGCGGCTGACCGCTCCGCGCGGCTGGGACGTCGTGCGCCTCGCCCTGGACAGCGGCCCCGCCCGCCCCAGCGGCGACGACCTCGAAGCACTCGCCAACGCCGTGCGCGAAGCGGCCCGCCCGCAGGAGCGCGCCGTCCAGCCGGGCCCGCCGCCCAGCACCGCCGGCCGCGACGCCGATCCCATGGAGGTCGCCCGCCGGGGCCACCTCAGGGTCCTCCGCTCGCCCGACAACTGA
- a CDS encoding metallopeptidase family protein → MRGPIAPPQVPLSVSRGEAFVDMVHDSAERLERRWPQLASVDFVVREVPVTRSDAGSAMSDPDGLDAFDFDGESVPLGRYVAARGDSPDRIVIYRRPVEIRTKNRDERALLVHEVVVEQVAELLGLAPESVDPRYGQD, encoded by the coding sequence ATGCGCGGGCCGATCGCACCGCCCCAAGTGCCGCTGTCGGTCAGCCGCGGCGAGGCGTTCGTCGACATGGTGCACGACTCCGCCGAGCGACTGGAGCGCCGCTGGCCTCAGCTCGCCTCCGTCGACTTCGTGGTCCGCGAGGTACCGGTCACCAGGAGCGACGCGGGGAGCGCCATGAGCGACCCCGACGGCCTGGACGCCTTCGACTTCGACGGCGAATCCGTCCCCCTCGGCCGCTACGTGGCCGCCCGCGGCGACTCCCCCGACCGGATCGTGATCTACCGCCGCCCGGTGGAGATCCGCACCAAGAACCGCGACGAGCGCGCCCTGCTGGTGCACGAGGTCGTCGTCGAGCAGGTCGCCGAACTCCTCGGGCTCGCCCCGGAGTCGGTCGACCCCCGCTACGGCCAGGACTGA
- a CDS encoding DUF5719 family protein produces the protein MKRTTLSLFAATAALAALGGAAVLTAPSGTESTEGTGSTARTAAKAPARLPVQRSMTLCPAPTSSDVGETAYTAFTPVGGGAKAAKKGAAELLSAEGAKKDDSAKKDEKAAKDAKSGKEGKDGKGPAPAGTSVLSLKETGKPATATTGRSDAPALIGSADGTLAPGWTVQQTTVVAAGSGRGLHGLTCTAPDTSFWFPGASTVKGRQDYVHLTNPDSTAAVVDLELYGKDGRVKAGAGEGVTVPPRSTVPVLLSSLSEAPEEDLTVHVAARSGRVGAGLQSADDKKGGDWIPASAEPAADAVLPGIPGDATSVRLVVFAPGSDDADLKLRFAGPNGAITPAGHETLHVRSGMTAAVDLGDVAKGEAGSLLLTADGRSAPVVAALRVTRGKDDKQETAFVPAVAQLGGRATVADNRPKGSTLALAAPGKEAAQVKVTSSAGSEGGEPAVKTYTVKPGTTLTVEPPQPAGVKGSFAVTVEKVSGGPVHASRMLALPKDGVPMFTIQPLPDDRSSVAVPETGQDLSMLNR, from the coding sequence GTGAAGCGCACCACCCTGTCCCTGTTCGCCGCCACCGCAGCCCTCGCGGCCCTGGGCGGCGCGGCCGTCCTCACCGCGCCGTCCGGCACGGAGAGCACCGAAGGCACCGGCAGCACGGCCCGTACGGCCGCGAAGGCGCCCGCCCGGCTGCCCGTCCAGCGCTCCATGACCCTCTGCCCGGCCCCGACTTCGTCGGACGTGGGGGAGACGGCCTACACCGCCTTCACCCCGGTCGGTGGCGGGGCGAAGGCCGCGAAGAAGGGCGCGGCCGAACTGCTGTCGGCAGAGGGCGCAAAGAAGGACGACAGCGCCAAGAAGGATGAAAAGGCCGCGAAGGATGCCAAGAGCGGCAAGGAAGGGAAGGACGGCAAGGGCCCCGCACCCGCGGGCACTTCGGTCCTGTCCCTGAAGGAGACCGGCAAGCCCGCCACCGCGACCACCGGCCGCTCCGACGCCCCCGCCCTCATCGGCAGCGCCGACGGGACGCTCGCCCCGGGCTGGACCGTGCAGCAGACCACCGTGGTCGCCGCGGGCAGCGGACGCGGGCTGCACGGGCTGACCTGCACGGCGCCGGACACCTCGTTCTGGTTCCCCGGCGCGAGCACCGTCAAGGGCCGCCAGGACTACGTCCACCTGACCAACCCCGACAGTACGGCGGCCGTCGTCGACCTGGAGCTCTACGGCAAGGACGGCCGGGTCAAGGCCGGTGCCGGGGAAGGCGTCACGGTCCCGCCGCGCTCCACCGTCCCGGTGCTCCTGTCCTCCCTCTCGGAGGCGCCCGAGGAGGACCTGACGGTGCATGTGGCGGCCCGCTCGGGCCGCGTCGGTGCGGGGCTGCAGTCGGCTGACGACAAGAAGGGCGGCGACTGGATCCCGGCGTCCGCCGAGCCGGCCGCCGACGCCGTCCTGCCGGGCATCCCGGGCGACGCGACGTCCGTGCGGCTCGTCGTCTTCGCCCCCGGCTCGGACGACGCCGACCTCAAGCTGCGCTTCGCCGGGCCGAACGGCGCGATCACCCCCGCCGGCCACGAGACGCTGCACGTCCGCAGCGGCATGACCGCGGCCGTCGACCTGGGCGACGTCGCCAAGGGCGAGGCGGGCTCGCTGCTGCTCACGGCGGACGGCAGGAGCGCACCGGTCGTCGCCGCGCTGCGCGTCACGCGCGGCAAGGACGACAAGCAGGAGACGGCGTTCGTCCCCGCCGTGGCGCAGCTCGGCGGGCGGGCCACGGTGGCGGACAACCGCCCCAAGGGCAGCACGCTCGCTCTGGCCGCGCCCGGCAAGGAGGCGGCGCAGGTGAAGGTCACCTCCTCTGCGGGCAGCGAGGGCGGCGAGCCGGCGGTGAAGACGTACACGGTGAAGCCGGGCACCACGCTGACCGTGGAGCCGCCGCAGCCGGCGGGCGTCAAGGGGTCGTTCGCGGTGACGGTGGAGAAGGTCTCGGGCGGGCCGGTGCACGCCTCGCGGATGCTGGCGCTGCCCAAGGACGGCGTGCCCATGTTCACGATCCAGCCGCTGCCGGACGACCGTTCGTCGGTGGCCGTTCCGGAGACGGGGCAGGACCTGTCGATGCTCAACCGCTGA
- a CDS encoding glycosyltransferase, with protein MSVHSNAAHSKTAAASAAPSRLPAFDPAVAPAFPRHVVTAVIVSHDGARWLPDAVEGLLGQERPVQAAVGADTGSADDSAQLLADALGPDRVLHLARRAGFGTAVDEALRAAPAPDPEELPYLKRSSGWDPVSRTWREDAYDQPGDGRRHGDADLEPVQWLWLLHDDCAPEPGALHELLRVAESEPGAAVIGPKLRGWYDRRQLLETGVSIARSGRRWTGLDRREQDQGQHDQVRTVLSVSTAGMLVRRDVFEELGGFDPKLPLMRDDVDLCWRAHAAGHRVLVAPDAVLRHAEAAARERRPVDCAGRRAVNPHRVDKAGAVHTLLANTRGPLLAYVVLRLVLGSLLHAMGYLLGKAPAQAFDELAGLFGVLLRPGRIRAARAKRGAPAVAPADMRALFPPPGATLRAAAEQLASNFGGRWDDAPSSGGRHGAVESGPTGEDADFLEIEQFARIKRLVRKPAPVLFGLLLIVSVVACRQLFGGGSLAGGALLPAPDGASALWAQYTDGWHPVGVGSTGSAPSYLAVLATLSTLFLGSTGFTLTLLLVCSVPLAGLTAYFASRPLVSSRPLRAWAAVAYAFLPAATGALAAGRLGTAVLAILLPLMARTAVAATGLRVPGARPTWRASWAYALLLAVTTAFTPVVWPLAVVLGLGALALHGAQGGRARLVLHAPRFLAVVLTPVAVLAPWSLGLFAHPGRFLTEAGLDPAVAGGSSPLHLLTADPGGSKAVGGLLLAGVVLAALAALLRADRQLAVRGAWVAALAALAAAVLSARSAWAGPATLVYGLALIAAAAVGAEGARARVAASSFGWRQPVAALIALAAGAAPLVAAVGWAVGGADGPLKRRDPAQVPAFVAEEAATRDRARTLVLDGRDGRVAYALVRGSGTRLGDAEAAAAAGADPKLDSVVAGLVAGSGADQADLLGGYAVGYVLVRNSAPAAMGRVLDTTPGLTRLSRQDDASLWRVDREVARITVVAGEAQGGAQSGGQGGGQRPAPVPVAAGPVEARATLPAGPAGRVLRVADKAAPGWQATLDGRALKSTTVDGWAQGFALPTSGGKLVLTYKAPAAHTAWLWAQGLLAAVLVVLALPGRKRQVDDDLPEAGSAPAAMSAPASVPAQAAAGEGRRARRLRAAAEADRLDAAPVPEAPPAEPVADSYADPYAAPYADVYADPYGQQQVADPYAAVPQEQPQAQQYGQQQYGQGAQETPYDPYGEQHYQGSYDGTYDASYGGAQQQAPYQDQGHGHYPAEPYATGPAAPAAPTGQYDPYTYGGAHDTTYGGGDRHHRDGSEQQ; from the coding sequence ATGTCCGTGCACAGCAATGCGGCGCACTCGAAGACGGCGGCCGCGTCCGCCGCCCCCAGCCGCCTGCCCGCGTTCGACCCGGCCGTCGCACCGGCCTTCCCGCGCCACGTCGTCACCGCCGTGATCGTCAGCCACGACGGCGCCCGCTGGCTCCCCGACGCCGTCGAGGGCCTCCTCGGCCAGGAGCGCCCCGTGCAGGCCGCCGTCGGCGCCGACACCGGCAGCGCCGACGACTCCGCCCAGCTGCTCGCCGACGCCCTCGGCCCCGACCGCGTCCTGCACCTCGCCCGCCGCGCCGGCTTCGGCACCGCCGTCGACGAGGCCCTGCGCGCCGCCCCCGCACCGGACCCCGAAGAACTGCCCTACCTCAAGCGCTCCAGCGGCTGGGACCCCGTCAGCCGCACCTGGCGCGAGGACGCCTACGACCAGCCCGGCGACGGCCGCCGCCACGGCGACGCCGACCTCGAACCCGTCCAGTGGCTGTGGCTCCTGCACGACGACTGCGCCCCCGAGCCCGGCGCCCTCCACGAGCTCCTGCGCGTCGCCGAGTCCGAGCCCGGGGCCGCCGTCATCGGCCCCAAGCTGCGCGGCTGGTACGACCGCCGCCAGCTGCTGGAGACCGGCGTCTCCATCGCCCGCAGCGGCCGCCGCTGGACCGGCCTCGACCGCCGCGAACAGGACCAGGGCCAGCACGACCAGGTGCGCACGGTGCTGTCGGTGTCCACCGCCGGCATGCTCGTGCGCCGGGACGTCTTCGAGGAGCTCGGCGGCTTCGACCCCAAGCTGCCCCTCATGCGCGACGACGTCGACCTGTGCTGGCGCGCCCACGCCGCCGGACACCGCGTCCTCGTCGCCCCCGACGCCGTCCTGCGGCACGCCGAGGCCGCCGCCCGCGAGCGCCGCCCGGTCGACTGCGCCGGCCGCCGCGCCGTCAACCCGCACCGCGTCGACAAGGCCGGCGCCGTCCACACGCTGCTCGCCAACACCCGCGGCCCGCTCCTGGCCTACGTCGTGCTGCGGCTCGTCCTCGGCAGCCTCCTGCACGCCATGGGCTACCTCCTGGGCAAGGCCCCCGCGCAGGCCTTCGACGAACTCGCCGGCCTCTTCGGCGTCCTCCTGCGCCCCGGCCGGATCCGCGCCGCGAGGGCGAAGCGCGGCGCACCCGCCGTCGCACCGGCCGACATGAGAGCCCTGTTCCCGCCACCGGGCGCGACCCTCCGGGCCGCCGCCGAACAGCTGGCGAGCAACTTCGGCGGCCGCTGGGACGACGCACCCTCCTCCGGCGGGCGCCACGGCGCCGTCGAGTCCGGGCCGACCGGGGAGGACGCCGACTTCCTGGAGATCGAGCAGTTCGCCCGCATCAAGCGCCTCGTCCGCAAGCCCGCACCGGTCCTCTTCGGCCTCCTGCTGATCGTCTCCGTCGTCGCCTGCCGCCAGCTCTTCGGCGGCGGCAGCCTGGCCGGCGGCGCCCTGCTGCCCGCGCCCGACGGAGCCTCCGCCCTGTGGGCGCAGTACACCGACGGCTGGCACCCGGTCGGCGTCGGCAGCACCGGCAGCGCGCCCTCCTACCTGGCGGTCCTCGCCACCCTCTCGACGCTCTTCCTCGGCTCCACCGGCTTCACCCTCACCCTGCTGCTGGTCTGCTCGGTGCCCCTGGCCGGCCTCACCGCCTACTTCGCCTCCCGGCCGCTGGTCTCCTCCCGCCCCCTGCGGGCCTGGGCCGCCGTCGCCTACGCCTTCCTGCCCGCGGCCACCGGCGCCCTCGCCGCCGGCCGGCTCGGCACCGCCGTCCTGGCGATCCTGCTGCCGCTCATGGCGCGCACCGCCGTCGCGGCCACCGGCCTGCGCGTCCCGGGCGCCCGCCCCACATGGCGCGCGTCCTGGGCGTACGCCCTCCTGCTCGCCGTCACCACCGCGTTCACCCCGGTGGTGTGGCCGCTCGCCGTCGTCCTGGGCCTGGGCGCCCTGGCGCTGCACGGCGCCCAGGGCGGGCGCGCACGGCTGGTGCTCCACGCCCCGCGCTTCCTGGCCGTCGTGCTCACCCCCGTCGCCGTACTGGCGCCCTGGTCCCTGGGCCTGTTCGCGCACCCCGGCCGCTTCCTGACCGAGGCCGGGCTCGACCCGGCCGTCGCCGGCGGGTCCTCCCCCCTGCACCTGCTCACCGCGGACCCCGGAGGCTCGAAGGCCGTCGGCGGACTGCTGCTGGCGGGCGTCGTCCTGGCCGCGCTCGCCGCCCTGCTGCGCGCCGACCGTCAGCTCGCCGTCCGCGGCGCCTGGGTGGCCGCCCTGGCGGCCCTCGCCGCCGCCGTGCTCTCCGCCCGCTCCGCCTGGGCCGGGCCGGCCACCCTCGTCTACGGCCTCGCGCTCATCGCCGCAGCTGCCGTCGGCGCGGAAGGCGCGCGGGCGCGCGTGGCCGCCAGCAGCTTCGGCTGGCGGCAGCCCGTGGCCGCCCTCATCGCCCTCGCCGCGGGCGCCGCCCCGCTCGTCGCAGCCGTGGGCTGGGCCGTGGGCGGCGCCGACGGCCCGCTGAAGCGGCGCGACCCCGCGCAGGTGCCGGCGTTCGTGGCGGAGGAGGCGGCCACCCGCGACCGGGCCCGCACCCTGGTCCTCGACGGCCGCGACGGCCGGGTCGCCTACGCGCTCGTCCGGGGCTCCGGCACCCGGCTCGGTGACGCCGAGGCCGCCGCGGCCGCCGGGGCGGACCCGAAGCTCGACTCCGTCGTCGCCGGTCTCGTCGCGGGCTCCGGAGCCGACCAGGCGGACCTCCTCGGCGGCTACGCCGTCGGCTACGTCCTCGTCCGCAACAGCGCCCCCGCGGCCATGGGCCGGGTCCTGGACACCACCCCCGGCCTGACCCGCCTCAGCCGCCAGGACGACGCCTCGCTGTGGCGGGTCGACCGGGAGGTCGCCCGCATCACCGTCGTCGCCGGAGAGGCGCAGGGAGGCGCACAGAGCGGCGGGCAGGGCGGCGGGCAGCGTCCCGCGCCCGTCCCGGTCGCCGCAGGGCCCGTGGAGGCCCGTGCCACGCTCCCCGCCGGTCCCGCGGGCCGGGTCTTGCGCGTCGCCGACAAGGCGGCCCCCGGCTGGCAGGCCACCCTCGACGGGCGCGCCCTCAAGAGCACCACCGTCGACGGCTGGGCCCAGGGCTTCGCCCTCCCCACGAGCGGCGGCAAGCTCGTCCTGACCTACAAGGCGCCCGCCGCGCACACCGCCTGGCTGTGGGCCCAGGGCCTCCTCGCGGCCGTCCTCGTGGTGCTCGCCCTGCCCGGGCGCAAGCGCCAGGTCGACGACGACCTCCCGGAGGCGGGGAGCGCACCTGCGGCCATGTCCGCGCCCGCCTCCGTGCCGGCCCAGGCCGCCGCCGGAGAGGGCCGCCGCGCGCGCAGGCTGCGGGCCGCGGCGGAGGCCGACCGGCTGGACGCGGCTCCCGTGCCGGAAGCCCCGCCCGCCGAGCCCGTCGCCGACTCCTACGCCGATCCGTACGCGGCTCCGTACGCCGACGTCTACGCCGATCCGTACGGACAACAGCAAGTGGCGGATCCGTACGCCGCGGTGCCGCAGGAACAGCCGCAGGCACAGCAGTACGGGCAGCAGCAGTACGGGCAGGGGGCGCAGGAGACGCCCTACGACCCGTACGGCGAACAGCACTACCAGGGAAGCTACGACGGCACGTACGACGCCTCCTACGGCGGCGCACAGCAGCAGGCCCCGTACCAGGACCAGGGTCATGGCCACTACCCGGCGGAGCCCTACGCGACCGGGCCGGCCGCACCGGCCGCGCCGACCGGGCAGTACGACCCGTACACCTACGGCGGGGCACACGACACGACGTACGGCGGCGGTGACCGGCACCACCGCGACGGGAGCGAGCAGCAGTGA